The genomic interval GAATGCACCAGCGACGGACGCAAAGAGGTTGGCACCCAGACCGTTTCCGCCCACAAGCTTCTGTACCCATTCCATGGGAAGGATCCCGGCATTGGACTCGGGTCTTCCCAGGAGAAATCCCGCAGCCAGAACACCCAGGAAGAGAAGGGGAAGAATCAGCTTCATAAAGGTCCAGGTCTCACCGATCCACTCTTTTCGCTCTTCTCCTGAGTACCATCGAAAGGAAGAATATAGAACCAGCACCAGGGACAGACCGGCCAACCACCAGTGGACAGAGTGGACATAATTAAAAAACCCTACAGATTCCGAAGGTTTTCCCCAGGCAGCAAAGATCAGGACCATAACCATAGCGACGAAAAAGAGAAGAGATTGCCAACCCGGCCGCCGGGGAGCGGGAGCTTCCATCCGGACAAAACCTCCCTCTCCGCCGCCAGGTTTCTCCCGGCGGAACAATACTTCCATGGTCAGTCCAATCAGGATGGAAAAGAGAACGGCTCCTACAGCACGAGCCAGCCCCAGTTCGGGGCCCAGCACTCGGGCGGTTAAAACGATCGCAAGGATATTGATCGCAGGACCTGAATAGAGAAAAGCGGATGCCGGACCAATTCCCGCGCCTCTTTTATAGATGCCAGCAAAGAGAGGAAGAACGGTGCATGAACAGACCGCAAGAATGGTTCCTGACACAGATGCAACCGAATAGCTGATCCACCGGTTTGCCTGCGGACCCAGGTAATGCATGACCGATTCTTTCGACAAGAAAGATGCAATGGCACCGGCGATAAAAAAGGCCGGGATCAGGCAGGTCAGGATATGTTCTCTTGCGTACTCCTGAACCATCCAGAACGCTTCCATCAGTGCATTCTGAAACCCTGCATGGTCGAGGGGCATCCAATATGCTGCCAGGAATATTCCCAGGATCAAAAGAAGCTTATGCCATTCTTTCACAAAAGGCTCTTCCCAAACTGAAAGATCTGGTAAAGACCGACAAGAATAAAGATGGCGGCAATAAGGGGGCGAATGCGCTTCTCAAAATTTTGAAGACCTCGAATGATACGCGAAGCCATTTCCAGGCCAAGCGCAAGAAGAATTCCAATAACAAGAACCGGCAGGGCGGTCCCGACACCATAAACCGCCGCCAGAAGATCGCCCAGGGAGGCCGAAAGGGCGATGGGTATGAGTCCTCCGAAGAAAAGGGATGCGGAAAACGGGCAAAAAGCCAGGGCGAACCCAAATCCGATGATAAAAGAGGAAACCAACGGAATCTTCCCGGCCAGTTTCATGATCCCTTCTTTTGTATCCGTCTCTGCCATGGGCAATTTGATCCAGCCCATCAGGAGGATCCCAACCAGGATCAGGATCGGACCCAGAATCCAATCGGATATGGATATCAATGGATTGGCGACGGCCGCTATTTCAAGACTCAGATGCCGGATGGCAATGGCCAGCAGAGTGTAGGCCATGGCCCTGCCAAGGGTATACATCACCGTATCCAGCAGGACGAGTGTGATCCGTTCGAATCTTCGACTCACAAAGGCGACGGCGGCAATATTCGTTGCAAGGGGACAGGGGCTGATCGATGTCATCAACCCGAGCGACAAAGCTGCAACGAAGGGAAGCTGTTGGTCCATCAGGACTTGAGTTGGCGGGAGATGGACTCTACAACATAGGCCTGGTAGGCCTCCTTCCCCTCCTGGATTTTGGGCCACATTTTATCGAGGTTGATCCGTTCGGAGGATTCCCCTCGAGTAACGAATAGATAGAGAGAAGGTCCGAAGGCGCCAAAGGTCTTCGCCAGTGCCCGTTCTTCTTCTGTTCCATCCACTGCGACGCTTTTCACCGCAACGGATCCGTTTTTCATCTCCACCGGAAAGGCCTTTTCAACAGCTTCAAAGGACATGGCTTCCGCGTTTCGGCAGGAACTGCATCTCTTTTCACGGTGAAAGTAATACACCGTAACCGAAAGCTGGGAATTGATTCCCTCTTTTTGAGAATCATCGGTATCTCCGCAAAAAGCAAATCCAGATACCAGCAGGATAAAGAAAATAGCGGATGAGGCTGTTCGTTTCATCTTTCCCTCCAGGATTAATAAATTATCACCTCGTCATGAGATGAAGCACTGACCAACATTTATTTCGTGAGCGATGAATGTACGATCCGCACCTGATCACGAGCCTGCTTTTTAATTACCTGTCCAAACTCATCCATCAAATCAATGATTTCAGGGTAGAGCAGGTGAGGAATGGTTTTCGTCCCTTCCTTCTCCAATTCAACCAGACCTGCCTGAACCAGGACGTTCATATGACGGCTGATATTGACCGGGTGCTCGTTGAGGAGACCGGCTAACTCACACTGGCAGTTCTTTCCCTTTGATACGATTTCCAGGATGCGAATTCGAATCGGATGAGAAAGCGCTTTCATGAGTTCGGGAAGACGGTCTAAGAGCCATGGATTCATGAAAACCTCACATTTCAAAATTCATTACTTCGTTACGTTATAACGTAAGTAAGATATTGTCAAGCCCCCACACTTCAGCATCTTGCCCGTGAGATAAAAACCCGGGCTGGGTTTCCAGCCCGGGCCATGATCAGAACAGCGTTTTATTCCGGCATTTCTCTTATCTGGGCAAAGGTTATGCCCTAAAATTTATTTTATCCACTATTGCTTACAGGTGCAGGACGACTCCGGCAAACACTTCTCTTCCAGGTCCCGGTTGATATGAGTTTCCATCAGGGTCGGGTTCAGTAAAGGCGATGTAGTCTTTGTCCAGCAGGTTCCTTCCGGAAACCATCAGTTCCATAGGCACCGGTCCCAGGTTTACAAGGTAGGAAATTCTTGCATTCACGAGAGAGTATCCGGATATCCATGTGCTGTTTGTGCCATCGATATAGGCCCGGCTCAGACTTTGCACCCCGAGACCGAATGACAGATGAGGTAACGGGCGGACTTCCATATCCAGGTAGGCCATGTGCCTGGGACAGTTGGGCAGGCGTGTATCCCGATAAACTTCATCCCCGATTTCTACCTTATCATAGGTAAAATCGGAGTATGTATAGGCCAGGCGTGCGGTGAATGCATCTACGGGGAACCATGCAAAGAGGGTT from Thermoanaerobaculia bacterium carries:
- a CDS encoding permease — translated: MKEWHKLLLILGIFLAAYWMPLDHAGFQNALMEAFWMVQEYAREHILTCLIPAFFIAGAIASFLSKESVMHYLGPQANRWISYSVASVSGTILAVCSCTVLPLFAGIYKRGAGIGPASAFLYSGPAINILAIVLTARVLGPELGLARAVGAVLFSILIGLTMEVLFRREKPGGGEGGFVRMEAPAPRRPGWQSLLFFVAMVMVLIFAAWGKPSESVGFFNYVHSVHWWLAGLSLVLVLYSSFRWYSGEERKEWIGETWTFMKLILPLLFLGVLAAGFLLGRPESNAGILPMEWVQKLVGGNGLGANLFASVAGAFMYFATLTEVPILQGLMGAGMGKGPALALLLAGPALSLPNMLVIRSIMGTKKTVVYLLIVVVMSTMAGIVYGSIF
- a CDS encoding aromatic aminobenezylarsenical efflux permease ArsG family transporter, with protein sequence MDQQLPFVAALSLGLMTSISPCPLATNIAAVAFVSRRFERITLVLLDTVMYTLGRAMAYTLLAIAIRHLSLEIAAVANPLISISDWILGPILILVGILLMGWIKLPMAETDTKEGIMKLAGKIPLVSSFIIGFGFALAFCPFSASLFFGGLIPIALSASLGDLLAAVYGVGTALPVLVIGILLALGLEMASRIIRGLQNFEKRIRPLIAAIFILVGLYQIFQFGKSLL
- a CDS encoding nitrophenyl compound nitroreductase subunit ArsF family protein, with the protein product MKRTASSAIFFILLVSGFAFCGDTDDSQKEGINSQLSVTVYYFHREKRCSSCRNAEAMSFEAVEKAFPVEMKNGSVAVKSVAVDGTEEERALAKTFGAFGPSLYLFVTRGESSERINLDKMWPKIQEGKEAYQAYVVESISRQLKS
- a CDS encoding metalloregulator ArsR/SmtB family transcription factor, producing the protein MNPWLLDRLPELMKALSHPIRIRILEIVSKGKNCQCELAGLLNEHPVNISRHMNVLVQAGLVELEKEGTKTIPHLLYPEIIDLMDEFGQVIKKQARDQVRIVHSSLTK